Proteins encoded by one window of Ramlibacter tataouinensis:
- a CDS encoding response regulator transcription factor — MRVLLVEDEPALRRQLAQALAEAGYAVDVADNGQDALHLGAVEPHDAIVLDLGLPVLDGLSVLRRWRAGGLATPVLILTARDLWHEKVAGIDAGADDYLAKPFHMEELLARLRALIRRAQGLASAVLTCGPVALDTRSGRVTCDGVPVPLTSHEFKLLAYLMHRPGRVVSRTELTEHLYAQDFERDSNTIEVFVGRLRKKLPPGMIETVRGMGYRLVPGA, encoded by the coding sequence ATGCGGGTGCTGCTGGTGGAGGACGAGCCGGCGCTGCGCCGCCAGCTGGCGCAGGCGCTGGCCGAAGCCGGCTACGCGGTCGACGTCGCCGACAACGGGCAGGACGCGCTGCACCTCGGCGCGGTCGAGCCCCATGACGCCATCGTGCTGGACCTGGGGCTGCCGGTGCTGGACGGGCTGAGCGTGCTGCGCCGCTGGCGCGCCGGCGGGCTGGCCACGCCGGTGCTGATCCTCACCGCGCGCGACCTCTGGCACGAGAAGGTGGCCGGCATCGACGCCGGCGCCGACGACTACCTGGCCAAGCCCTTCCACATGGAAGAACTGCTGGCGCGGCTGCGGGCCCTGATCCGGCGCGCCCAGGGCCTCGCCTCGGCGGTGCTGACCTGCGGCCCCGTCGCGCTCGACACCCGCAGCGGCCGCGTGACCTGCGACGGCGTGCCGGTCCCGCTGACCAGCCACGAGTTCAAGCTGCTGGCCTACCTGATGCACCGGCCCGGCCGCGTGGTGTCGCGCACCGAACTCACCGAGCACCTGTACGCGCAGGACTTCGAGCGCGACTCCAACACCATCGAGGTGTTCGTCGGCCGCCTGCGCAAGAAGCTGCCGCCCGGCATGATCGAAACCGTGCGCGGCATGGGCTACCGGCTGGTGCCCGGCGCATGA
- a CDS encoding Crp/Fnr family transcriptional regulator, translating to MSASDPRSRSDGAGLAPARERALLAALPLLKGMDRASLDRLAARTRRLALQRGQALFRIGDQPTGMYLVVFGEVRLLARDGHGRERLTGVASAGRSFGEAVMFLERPAVVDAVAAGDALLLHLPREAVFEEIDRSPVFARRIIAALSARIESLVQEQGRQARGGGRQRVIDFLARVAEAGGGPDGVVLPASKASIAARLHVSPEHFSRLLRELQASGLLTVAGRRIVVPDVAALRAADAA from the coding sequence GTGTCCGCATCCGACCCCCGATCCCGCAGCGACGGCGCCGGCCTGGCGCCGGCCCGGGAACGCGCCCTGCTCGCCGCCTTGCCCCTGCTCAAGGGCATGGACCGGGCCAGCCTCGACCGGCTGGCGGCGCGCACCCGGCGCCTGGCCTTGCAGCGCGGCCAGGCGCTGTTCCGCATCGGCGACCAGCCCACCGGCATGTACCTGGTGGTGTTCGGCGAAGTGCGGCTGCTGGCGCGCGACGGCCACGGCCGGGAGCGCCTGACCGGCGTGGCCTCGGCCGGCCGCAGCTTCGGCGAAGCCGTGATGTTCCTCGAGCGCCCGGCGGTGGTCGATGCGGTCGCCGCCGGCGACGCGCTGCTGCTGCACCTGCCCCGCGAAGCGGTGTTCGAGGAGATCGACCGCAGCCCGGTGTTCGCGCGCCGCATCATCGCGGCGCTGAGCGCGCGCATCGAAAGCCTGGTGCAGGAACAGGGCCGCCAGGCCCGCGGCGGCGGCCGCCAGCGGGTGATCGACTTCCTGGCCCGGGTGGCCGAGGCCGGCGGCGGGCCCGACGGCGTCGTGCTGCCGGCCAGCAAGGCCTCGATCGCCGCGCGCCTGCACGTCTCGCCCGAGCATTTCTCGCGCCTGCTGCGCGAGCTGCAGGCGAGCGGCCTGCTGACCGTGGCCGGCCGGCGCATCGTGGTGCCCGACGTGGCCGCCTTGCGGGCGGCCGACGCCGCCTGA
- a CDS encoding phospholipase A translates to MPVFLTRGAAGLVFASLAAQAQPTPSEPWQTCTALAEPAARLACFDRWSQGQTGAAASSNAVPLPVAPPSPAPPAPAAPAPAAPAAEVLPEPPVRSAPGARIGLRLTSRQGCADQRYSSMSRFWELEPGADCGTFGLRGYRPSSIDVVASDSVNRRPTSDNPTNTALADVPYRNTELRLQLSVRTKIAKGLLVHDEDETDSLWLGYTQQSYWQLFTPGLSRPFRNTDHEPEVMYVAPVQSAMPGQWRLRYAGLGAAHQSNGQSLPLSRSWNRAYLMAGAEKGALQLHGRLWRRMAEGGTDDNPAITDWLGRGELQAIWQANSDNLWSVTARHSLRRSGRGSLRVEWFRALVDKGTGEPSGLQLHTQLFAGYGDSLLDYNRRRVTFSVGLSLVDW, encoded by the coding sequence TCCTCACGCGCGGGGCCGCCGGCCTCGTGTTCGCGTCGCTGGCTGCGCAGGCGCAGCCGACTCCTTCCGAACCCTGGCAAACCTGCACGGCGCTGGCCGAACCGGCCGCGCGGCTGGCCTGCTTCGACCGCTGGTCGCAGGGACAGACCGGTGCAGCCGCCTCGTCGAACGCGGTGCCGTTGCCAGTAGCGCCGCCGTCGCCCGCACCCCCGGCACCCGCGGCCCCGGCACCTGCGGCCCCGGCTGCCGAGGTGCTGCCCGAACCGCCGGTGCGCTCGGCCCCCGGCGCCCGCATCGGCCTGCGCCTGACCTCGCGCCAGGGTTGCGCCGACCAGCGCTACTCCTCGATGTCGCGCTTCTGGGAGCTGGAGCCCGGCGCCGATTGCGGCACCTTCGGCCTGCGCGGCTACCGCCCGAGCAGCATCGACGTGGTGGCGTCCGACAGCGTGAACCGGCGGCCCACGTCGGACAACCCGACCAACACCGCGCTGGCCGACGTGCCCTACCGCAACACCGAACTGCGGCTGCAGCTGTCGGTGCGCACCAAGATCGCCAAGGGGCTGCTGGTGCACGACGAGGACGAGACCGATTCGCTCTGGCTGGGCTACACGCAGCAGTCGTACTGGCAGCTGTTCACGCCCGGCCTGTCGCGGCCGTTCCGCAACACCGACCACGAGCCGGAGGTGATGTACGTGGCGCCGGTGCAATCGGCCATGCCCGGCCAGTGGCGGCTGCGTTACGCCGGCCTGGGCGCGGCGCACCAGTCGAACGGCCAGTCGCTGCCGCTGTCGCGCAGCTGGAACCGCGCCTACCTGATGGCCGGCGCCGAGAAAGGCGCACTGCAGTTGCACGGCCGCCTGTGGCGCCGCATGGCCGAGGGCGGCACCGACGACAACCCCGCGATCACCGACTGGCTGGGCCGCGGCGAGCTGCAGGCGATCTGGCAGGCCAACAGCGACAACCTGTGGTCGGTCACCGCGCGCCACTCGCTGCGGCGCAGCGGCCGCGGCTCGCTGCGCGTCGAATGGTTCCGCGCGCTGGTCGACAAGGGCACCGGCGAGCCCAGCGGGCTGCAGTTGCACACCCAGCTCTTCGCCGGCTACGGCGACAGCCTGCTCGACTACAACCGCCGGCGCGTGACGTTCAGCGTGGGGCTGAGCCTGGTCGATTGGTGA
- a CDS encoding DUF1924 domain-containing protein: protein MTPRPIRAAARRALPWALALLAALSGLAAHAADTSAAQQLQHWSAQADQPGDAAAGRVFFTGRHGGEWSCASCHGNPPTANGRHESTGKTIAPLAPAFNPKAFTDSAKVDKWFRRNCRDVLQRECSAQEKADVLAFLQGFKP from the coding sequence ATGACGCCTCGCCCGATCCGCGCCGCCGCCCGGCGCGCGCTGCCGTGGGCCCTCGCGCTGCTGGCCGCCTTGAGCGGGCTGGCCGCGCACGCGGCCGACACCTCGGCGGCGCAGCAGTTGCAGCACTGGAGCGCGCAGGCCGACCAGCCCGGCGATGCGGCGGCCGGCCGCGTGTTCTTCACCGGCCGCCATGGCGGCGAGTGGTCCTGCGCGTCCTGCCACGGCAACCCGCCGACCGCCAACGGCCGGCACGAGAGCACCGGCAAGACCATCGCCCCGCTGGCGCCCGCCTTCAACCCCAAGGCCTTCACCGACAGCGCCAAGGTCGACAAGTGGTTCCGCCGCAACTGCCGCGACGTGTTGCAGCGCGAGTGCAGCGCCCAGGAGAAGGCCGACGTGCTGGCCTTCCTGCAGGGGTTCAAGCCATGA
- a CDS encoding PepSY domain-containing protein gives MRIRPLARLLPLLAALALASGAPAARADRHRDHEQARAALQAGDVLPLDRVLQQVAQTHPGQVMAVELERDGERWVYELKLLQPGGALVKLDVDGRTGEVLRRRERQR, from the coding sequence ATGCGCATCCGTCCCCTCGCCCGCCTCCTGCCGCTGCTCGCGGCGCTGGCGCTGGCGTCCGGAGCACCCGCCGCCCGGGCCGACCGCCACCGGGACCACGAGCAGGCGCGGGCCGCGCTGCAGGCCGGCGACGTCCTGCCGCTCGACCGCGTGCTGCAGCAGGTGGCGCAGACCCATCCCGGCCAGGTGATGGCGGTGGAGCTGGAGCGCGACGGCGAGCGCTGGGTCTACGAGCTCAAGCTGCTGCAGCCCGGCGGCGCGCTGGTCAAGCTGGACGTCGACGGCCGCACCGGCGAGGTGCTGCGGCGCCGCGAGAGGCAGCGCTGA
- a CDS encoding lipoyl protein ligase domain-containing protein — protein MKPARLWACVSLAPAVVLGRSQRGLPTHPVVRVQRRSSGGGAVLTGPWMLEAMLRLPRQHPIAARGPAEAARWFGSLHLEWLREQGIEGAALHEGKTTAHWSCFAGLGPGEVLVQGRKLTGIAQTWRRQNIYLGSGTLLSTPPWPLLCEVLGRPSGDAAELRDQATSAQECLGQPVQAAEWLRSLRQKLGSDSNFPLTNRPGSAPR, from the coding sequence ATGAAGCCCGCGCGCCTGTGGGCTTGCGTGAGCCTGGCGCCGGCCGTCGTCCTCGGCCGCAGCCAGCGCGGGCTGCCGACGCACCCGGTGGTGCGCGTGCAGCGCCGCTCCAGCGGCGGCGGCGCCGTGCTGACCGGCCCCTGGATGCTGGAGGCGATGCTGCGGCTGCCGCGTCAGCACCCGATCGCGGCCCGGGGCCCGGCGGAAGCCGCGCGCTGGTTCGGTAGCTTGCACCTCGAGTGGCTGCGCGAGCAGGGCATCGAAGGCGCCGCGCTGCACGAAGGCAAGACCACCGCGCACTGGTCCTGCTTCGCCGGCCTGGGGCCGGGCGAGGTACTGGTGCAGGGCCGCAAGCTGACCGGCATCGCCCAGACCTGGCGCCGCCAGAACATCTACCTGGGATCGGGCACCCTGCTGTCCACGCCGCCCTGGCCGCTGCTGTGCGAGGTGCTGGGCCGCCCGTCCGGCGACGCCGCGGAACTGCGCGACCAGGCCACCTCCGCCCAGGAATGCCTGGGCCAGCCGGTGCAGGCGGCCGAGTGGCTGCGCAGCCTGCGCCAGAAATTGGGGTCAGATTCCAATTTCCCGCTCACCAATCGACCAGGCTCAGCCCCACGCTGA
- a CDS encoding cytochrome b/b6 domain-containing protein, giving the protein MTSTSPSLAAATAARPPAASRRAVDAPTRMFHWLFALSFAGAWLTGDAERWRALHVVLGYTMAGLLAFRIVYGLVGPRQARLSLTFRRLGGSLRWLRGAVASRLSGVDWRRGQNLLTPLAIVGMLALVVPVTLSGYATFHEWADGEWLEEIHEFFANALLWVVLAHLALLAVLSLLRRQNQALPMLTGRLPGRGPDLVQQNRVGLALLVLAAVLAYGSWEWQQAPHGLLPSKALRGGDHRKRRQGDDDRARAPTPVQPAPVRSILV; this is encoded by the coding sequence ATGACTTCCACCTCCCCTTCGCTGGCGGCCGCGACCGCCGCGCGTCCGCCCGCGGCCAGCCGCCGCGCGGTGGACGCGCCCACCCGCATGTTCCACTGGCTGTTCGCCCTGAGCTTTGCCGGCGCCTGGTTGACCGGCGACGCCGAGCGCTGGCGCGCCCTGCACGTGGTGCTGGGCTACACGATGGCCGGCCTGCTGGCGTTCCGCATCGTCTACGGCCTGGTCGGGCCGCGGCAGGCGCGATTGAGCCTGACGTTCCGCCGGCTCGGCGGGTCGCTGCGATGGCTGCGCGGCGCGGTCGCGAGCAGGCTGTCCGGCGTCGATTGGCGGCGCGGCCAGAACCTGCTGACGCCGCTGGCCATCGTGGGGATGCTGGCGCTGGTCGTTCCGGTCACCCTGAGCGGCTACGCCACCTTCCACGAATGGGCCGACGGCGAATGGCTGGAGGAGATCCACGAGTTCTTCGCCAACGCGTTGCTGTGGGTGGTGCTCGCCCACCTGGCGCTGCTGGCGGTGCTCAGCCTACTGCGTCGCCAGAACCAGGCGCTGCCCATGCTGACCGGCCGCCTGCCCGGGCGCGGGCCCGACCTGGTGCAGCAGAACCGCGTCGGCCTGGCCTTGCTGGTGCTGGCCGCCGTGCTGGCGTACGGCAGCTGGGAATGGCAGCAGGCGCCCCACGGACTGCTGCCGTCCAAGGCGCTGCGCGGCGGCGACCACCGCAAGCGCCGGCAGGGCGACGACGACCGTGCGCGTGCGCCGACGCCGGTGCAGCCGGCACCGGTTCGCTCCATACTCGTGTGA
- a CDS encoding diheme cytochrome c yields MTRAAAFASRALLSLAVLGVIPVAAQADGGRRLPAQVPPAYTAECGSCHLAYPPGLLPARAWLRVMSGLQDHYGTDASLDPATVQQLSAWLVANAGTYKRVREEPPEDRLTRSAWFERKHRGLEPAAWKLASVRSAANCAACHTRAEQGEFDEHQLRIPAGLDARSRRAFHD; encoded by the coding sequence ATGACCCGCGCCGCTGCCTTCGCTTCGCGCGCGCTGCTCTCGCTGGCCGTGCTCGGTGTTATTCCCGTTGCCGCCCAGGCCGACGGCGGCCGCCGACTGCCGGCGCAGGTGCCGCCGGCCTACACCGCCGAATGCGGCAGTTGCCACCTGGCCTATCCGCCCGGACTGCTGCCGGCGCGCGCCTGGCTGCGCGTCATGTCCGGGCTGCAGGACCACTACGGCACCGATGCGTCGCTGGACCCCGCCACGGTGCAGCAGCTGTCGGCCTGGCTGGTGGCGAACGCCGGCACCTACAAGCGGGTGCGCGAGGAGCCGCCCGAGGACCGCCTGACGCGCTCGGCCTGGTTCGAGCGCAAGCACCGCGGCCTCGAGCCGGCTGCCTGGAAGCTGGCCAGCGTCAGGAGCGCCGCCAACTGCGCGGCCTGCCACACCCGCGCCGAGCAGGGCGAGTTCGACGAGCACCAGTTGCGCATCCCGGCCGGGCTGGACGCCCGCTCGCGCCGCGCCTTCCACGATTGA
- a CDS encoding sensor histidine kinase, which translates to MKPAAAPSLRRRLLAATAVVLALALLVAGWGLSALFREHALQQFRDGLQGQLDQLTARLDFDPAAQPLVDSAGLSDPRWDRPYSGLYWQVDGPARSGALRSRSLWDQALVLPDDRVPGGAVHVHEALGPLGRPVLVVERSVHDPRQPQASWRLAVAADTAPLDQAVQRFRGQLALSLLVLFALLLAASWVQVLVGLAPLRALREALEAVRGQRAQRLLGRFPAEVQPLVDDFNGVLEQNAAMVEQARKHAGNLAHAVKTPLAVLRQAAERLAAGTVASGELPQLGRLVHEQVDRAARHVDWHLARARSAALARPGGQSTPVAPVAQGLVRAMARVHADRGLRIESAAIDGALAFQGEEQDLHEILGNLLDNACKWARSAVDVRAQAVTAGTQRPQVRIEVEDDGPGIDDAARAQASRRGVRLDETVPGSGLGLAIVQDLVGLYGGTLELQRGAAGGLRAVLLLPAA; encoded by the coding sequence ATGAAGCCCGCCGCCGCGCCGTCGCTGCGCCGGCGGCTGCTGGCCGCCACCGCGGTGGTGCTGGCGCTGGCGCTGCTGGTGGCCGGCTGGGGGCTGTCGGCGCTGTTTCGCGAACATGCGCTGCAGCAGTTCCGCGACGGCCTGCAGGGCCAGCTCGACCAGCTGACGGCGCGGCTGGATTTCGACCCGGCGGCGCAGCCGCTGGTGGACAGCGCCGGGCTGAGCGACCCGCGCTGGGACCGGCCCTACTCCGGCCTGTACTGGCAGGTCGACGGGCCCGCCCGCAGCGGCGCGCTGCGCTCGCGCTCGCTGTGGGACCAGGCGCTGGTGCTGCCGGACGACCGCGTGCCCGGCGGTGCCGTGCACGTGCACGAGGCGCTCGGGCCGCTCGGCCGGCCGGTGCTGGTGGTCGAGCGCAGCGTGCACGACCCGCGCCAGCCGCAGGCCAGCTGGCGGCTGGCGGTGGCGGCCGACACCGCGCCGCTGGACCAGGCGGTGCAGCGCTTTCGCGGCCAGCTGGCGCTGTCGCTGCTGGTGCTGTTCGCGCTGCTGCTGGCGGCCTCGTGGGTCCAGGTGCTGGTGGGGCTGGCGCCGCTGCGCGCGCTGCGCGAGGCGCTGGAGGCGGTGCGCGGCCAGCGCGCGCAGCGGCTGCTGGGCCGCTTTCCGGCCGAGGTGCAGCCGCTGGTCGACGACTTCAACGGCGTGCTGGAGCAGAACGCCGCCATGGTGGAGCAGGCGCGCAAGCACGCCGGCAACCTGGCGCATGCGGTGAAGACGCCGCTGGCGGTGCTGCGGCAGGCGGCCGAGCGGCTGGCGGCCGGCACCGTGGCCAGCGGCGAGCTGCCGCAGCTGGGCCGGCTGGTGCACGAGCAGGTCGATCGCGCGGCGCGGCACGTCGACTGGCACCTGGCGCGGGCCCGTTCCGCGGCCCTGGCGCGCCCGGGGGGCCAGTCCACGCCGGTGGCGCCCGTGGCGCAAGGACTGGTGCGGGCGATGGCGCGCGTGCATGCCGATCGCGGCCTGCGCATCGAGTCCGCGGCCATCGACGGCGCGCTGGCCTTCCAGGGCGAAGAGCAGGATTTGCACGAGATCCTGGGCAACCTGCTGGACAACGCCTGCAAGTGGGCGCGCAGCGCGGTGGACGTCCGCGCGCAGGCGGTCACCGCCGGCACGCAGCGCCCGCAGGTGCGCATCGAAGTGGAAGACGACGGCCCCGGCATCGACGACGCCGCTCGCGCGCAGGCCTCGCGCCGCGGCGTGCGGCTGGACGAAACCGTGCCGGGCAGCGGCCTCGGGCTGGCCATCGTGCAGGACCTGGTCGGCCTGTACGGCGGCACGCTGGAGCTGCAGCGCGGCGCCGCGGGCGGCCTGCGGGCGGTGCTGCTGCTGCCGGCGGCCTGA